The Thalassotalea nanhaiensis genome has a window encoding:
- a CDS encoding PGAP1-like alpha/beta domain-containing protein: MNKIIMAPLANRLETLGYQVENISYPSTKADKARLFKTVDRLVGEGPAILIGHSLGGLVITEYLFTQKVSIEKVPLVITIGTPHQGARIAKDMEKFKMDKLLGSSVQFGLLPKNFQKSWPVPQQLISIAGNVKLGARPLLDRVWGEDIEESDGTVSIAETKIPGMTEHIVVKQSHTSMVYSREVVKIIHQKASLYSA; the protein is encoded by the coding sequence ATGAATAAAATCATTATGGCACCGTTGGCTAACCGCTTAGAAACTCTTGGTTACCAAGTTGAAAATATTTCCTACCCAAGTACCAAGGCTGATAAGGCTAGATTGTTTAAAACCGTAGATAGGTTGGTTGGTGAAGGCCCTGCAATTTTAATTGGTCACTCACTGGGCGGTTTGGTGATCACTGAGTATTTATTTACTCAAAAAGTTTCCATAGAAAAAGTGCCATTAGTTATTACTATTGGTACTCCTCATCAAGGTGCAAGGATTGCTAAAGATATGGAAAAATTCAAAATGGACAAACTGTTGGGGTCATCAGTGCAATTTGGCTTACTGCCAAAAAACTTTCAAAAGTCATGGCCTGTTCCGCAACAGTTAATTTCAATTGCTGGAAACGTAAAGCTGGGCGCAAGACCTCTGCTAGATCGCGTATGGGGCGAAGACATTGAAGAGTCGGACGGTACAGTGAGTATTGCCGAAACAAAAATCCCCGGCATGACCGAACATATCGTGGTAAAACAATCTCATACATCAATGGTTTACTCACGTGAAGTGGTAAAAATCATCCATCAAAAAGCCTCCCTTTATTCTGCATAA
- a CDS encoding efflux RND transporter permease subunit — protein sequence MTEIKENLTGFIAWFARNSVAANLLMVFILVMGAYSYQNITKKMFPEFSPNTILVSVTHLGASPADVEQSVVLRIEEKLENIQGLKRITSEATEGLATVTIEINSGYSLEEKLDEVQMQIDTITTFPAQIERPLVMKQEFQMDVMWLAVSGDMDRRTRQELAQDIRDDIIALPDVNIAEAVGIRDYEISVEISELQLIEYGLTIDEISQAIKRSSLDLPGGTIKSKGGYIQIRTEGQAYTGLEFSNLVLTINEDGTRLTLGDIATVKDSFVEDEGYAQFDGKNTTSIRVRSTSDQNDLEIAKQVRAYAIEKQKTLPPGANIDVFADSSYYLDERLDMMISNLLLGALLVFIILTLFLRVRVALWVMVGIPISFFGAFMMMPLLGEWSVTVNMLSLFAFIMVLGIVVDDAIVIGESVYTEVQRKGHSVDNVIRGAHRVAMPATFGVLTTIAAFVPLLFIDTSFSGFFRAIALVVTLCLIFSIIESKWILPSHLAHMKYKEIDPDNAHFVHRIQLRFKAWLDNFIVKKYQPLLRKAIEYRYNTMASFICVLLLSMGLIAGSFVKVEVFPNVPSDFVQGQVIMVDGTSPQQRNKALEYVMDSGYRMAEKNTFNGDSFIEHTMVFTRGDLQGGFMMELNKAEMRELDAFEIEKLWREEVGEIPGVRELRLFAGTNASGGAALEFQLNGKDELELEQAALEVQNKLKEYDGVFDIRNSFSRGSSEIKLAMRPEAEVLGITLSDLAKQVRQAFYGDEAQRIQRGRDEVKVMVRYPKAERRSITDLENMWVRTPSGDEVPFYQVADVELSQGFSKITRINQKRTIKVAAEIDSAKVESRKILTEFNDDIIPTILKKYPSVKYGMEGASKDQEDFIQQLKFAAITALFLIYGLIAIPTKSYSQPIVIMSVIPFGIIGAIFGHWVLDTTINMMSMYGFIALSGVVVNDSLILVDFINKAKSTGMRMRDIVIESGMLRFRAILLTSLTTFFGILPLYFETSLQAQFIIPMAISLGFGIMFATVITLFLIPSLYMIREDIRVRIKGPDKKTNLFVN from the coding sequence ATGACAGAGATTAAAGAAAACTTAACCGGCTTTATCGCATGGTTTGCGCGAAATAGTGTTGCAGCCAATTTATTGATGGTATTTATTTTGGTGATGGGAGCATACTCTTATCAAAATATTACTAAAAAAATGTTCCCTGAATTTAGCCCAAATACCATTTTGGTTTCTGTAACTCATTTAGGGGCATCTCCTGCAGATGTTGAGCAATCTGTAGTACTTCGTATTGAAGAGAAACTTGAAAATATTCAAGGGTTAAAACGCATAACCTCAGAGGCAACTGAGGGCTTGGCTACGGTTACAATTGAAATTAATTCAGGTTATTCCTTAGAAGAAAAGCTTGATGAAGTTCAAATGCAAATTGATACCATCACAACATTTCCTGCACAAATAGAACGACCGCTGGTAATGAAACAAGAGTTTCAAATGGATGTGATGTGGTTAGCCGTCAGCGGCGATATGGATAGACGAACCAGACAAGAATTGGCACAGGATATACGTGATGACATCATTGCCTTACCCGATGTTAATATTGCAGAAGCTGTTGGTATCAGAGATTATGAAATTTCGGTAGAAATATCTGAGCTGCAACTTATCGAGTATGGCCTCACCATTGATGAAATTAGCCAAGCAATCAAACGCTCTTCTTTAGACTTACCAGGTGGTACTATCAAGTCGAAAGGTGGCTACATTCAGATCAGAACCGAAGGACAAGCATACACTGGCCTTGAGTTTTCAAATTTAGTTCTAACAATTAATGAGGACGGCACTCGTCTAACCCTTGGCGACATTGCAACCGTTAAAGATAGCTTTGTTGAAGATGAAGGTTATGCACAATTTGATGGTAAAAATACGACCAGCATTAGAGTGAGATCGACCAGTGATCAAAACGATTTAGAAATAGCCAAGCAAGTAAGAGCCTATGCCATCGAAAAGCAAAAAACCTTACCTCCTGGTGCAAATATTGATGTTTTTGCTGATTCGTCATATTACCTTGATGAGCGCTTGGACATGATGATTTCAAACTTGCTTCTTGGGGCATTGTTGGTGTTTATTATTTTAACCTTATTCTTAAGAGTACGTGTTGCTCTTTGGGTAATGGTGGGGATACCAATTTCTTTCTTCGGCGCATTTATGATGATGCCACTACTGGGCGAGTGGTCAGTAACGGTTAATATGCTCAGCTTATTTGCCTTTATCATGGTATTGGGGATCGTGGTAGATGATGCCATTGTAATCGGCGAAAGTGTGTACACAGAAGTACAACGAAAAGGACATTCAGTTGATAATGTTATCCGTGGTGCACACCGAGTTGCGATGCCTGCAACCTTTGGGGTATTAACAACGATTGCTGCGTTTGTTCCGTTGTTATTTATTGATACGTCCTTTTCTGGATTCTTCCGAGCAATTGCCTTGGTTGTTACGCTGTGTTTAATTTTCTCAATTATTGAATCTAAATGGATATTACCGTCGCATTTAGCGCATATGAAATATAAAGAAATTGATCCTGATAATGCTCATTTTGTCCATCGTATTCAGTTAAGATTTAAAGCTTGGCTTGACAATTTTATCGTCAAAAAATACCAACCCCTATTGCGTAAAGCCATTGAGTATCGATACAACACTATGGCGAGCTTTATTTGTGTTCTATTACTATCGATGGGATTAATTGCCGGCTCTTTTGTTAAAGTTGAAGTGTTTCCTAATGTGCCAAGTGACTTTGTTCAAGGGCAAGTCATTATGGTTGATGGCACGTCACCACAGCAACGTAATAAAGCACTCGAATATGTAATGGATTCCGGCTATAGGATGGCTGAAAAAAATACCTTCAATGGTGATAGTTTTATTGAGCATACAATGGTGTTTACTCGAGGCGATCTGCAAGGTGGCTTCATGATGGAGCTAAATAAAGCTGAAATGCGCGAGCTGGATGCTTTTGAGATTGAAAAACTATGGCGTGAAGAGGTTGGTGAAATACCTGGAGTGCGTGAATTACGGTTGTTTGCCGGTACGAATGCTAGTGGCGGCGCGGCGTTAGAATTTCAGCTAAATGGTAAAGATGAATTAGAGCTTGAGCAAGCCGCACTCGAAGTACAGAACAAGCTTAAAGAGTATGACGGTGTATTCGATATTCGCAATTCCTTCAGTCGTGGCAGTAGTGAAATAAAATTAGCTATGCGACCTGAGGCTGAAGTGCTAGGTATTACCTTGTCAGATCTTGCTAAACAAGTACGCCAAGCTTTTTATGGTGATGAAGCACAACGTATTCAACGTGGCCGAGATGAAGTTAAAGTCATGGTACGTTATCCAAAAGCAGAACGTCGCTCAATTACTGATTTAGAAAATATGTGGGTTAGAACACCAAGTGGTGATGAAGTACCGTTCTATCAGGTGGCTGATGTTGAGTTAAGCCAAGGCTTTTCTAAAATAACACGTATCAATCAAAAGCGAACTATTAAAGTTGCCGCTGAAATTGACAGTGCAAAAGTTGAGTCTAGAAAAATATTGACCGAGTTTAATGATGACATTATTCCAACTATTTTAAAGAAATACCCAAGTGTGAAATATGGCATGGAAGGGGCGAGTAAAGACCAAGAGGACTTTATTCAACAATTAAAATTTGCCGCTATTACGGCGTTATTTTTAATTTATGGCCTTATTGCCATACCGACCAAATCTTACTCACAACCAATAGTGATAATGTCGGTGATCCCATTTGGGATCATAGGTGCAATATTCGGTCATTGGGTACTGGACACCACGATTAATATGATGTCTATGTATGGCTTTATCGCTTTGTCTGGTGTTGTGGTAAACGACTCATTAATACTGGTTGATTTTATCAATAAAGCGAAAAGTACTGGCATGCGTATGCGTGATATTGTCATCGAATCAGGCATGTTACGCTTTAGAGCGATACTACTAACTTCACTTACAACATTTTTCGGTATTCTACCTTTGTATTTTGAAACTAGCTTACAAGCACAGTTTATAATCCCAATGGCAATATCGCTGGGCTTTGGTATTATGTTTGCGACCGTTATCACTTTATTCTTGATCCCTTCCTTGTATATGATCAGAGAAGATATTAGGGTTAGAATTAAAGGACCCGATAAAAAAACAAACTTATTTGTGAATTGA
- a CDS encoding efflux RND transporter periplasmic adaptor subunit: MTQLDVNTNQEKKSKVKLFLMPLFIILVGFLGLTAMTLMAAKPDKKDMEVKPPLVNVIDILVEDVTFTIASQGSVVPRTETVLISEVSGQVINVSPKLRVGGYFSKGEMMLEIDPITYDVNVLQAQSRLGSMQAALIQEKAKAEQAKQEWGMTGKPLEEAPLLALRIPQLQEAEADVKAAEADLKEAQIKLKRTKVVAPYNALLTEKYVDIGQYVSTNGQLAKTLAIDFAEVRLPIKQSDIAYLDLPKLNEMGDKSRTLTISSLQAGKQLHWDSFIARYEGVVNSQSRVHYVVAQIDDPYNLVNDESDIELRVGMFVNANIKGKTAENIVVLPREVLHGVNTVYLAKADNTLSVHTVNVIRTDAESVYVENNFSATDRVIITGMRTPVEGMPIRVAEDFSAKAQPAVTDSEAK; this comes from the coding sequence ATGACACAGTTAGATGTAAATACCAACCAAGAAAAAAAATCTAAAGTTAAGCTATTTTTAATGCCTCTATTTATTATCTTAGTGGGTTTTTTAGGCTTAACCGCAATGACGTTAATGGCCGCAAAACCAGATAAGAAAGACATGGAAGTAAAGCCGCCGTTAGTGAATGTGATTGATATTCTTGTCGAAGATGTAACGTTCACAATTGCCAGTCAAGGCTCTGTAGTACCTAGAACTGAAACAGTACTAATTTCTGAAGTCTCTGGACAAGTCATAAACGTTTCACCAAAACTCAGAGTTGGCGGTTATTTTTCTAAAGGTGAAATGATGCTAGAGATAGATCCCATTACCTATGATGTGAATGTATTACAGGCACAATCACGTTTAGGGTCTATGCAAGCGGCATTAATACAAGAAAAAGCAAAAGCTGAACAAGCAAAACAAGAATGGGGTATGACTGGAAAACCACTTGAAGAAGCACCTTTATTAGCACTAAGAATACCGCAACTACAAGAAGCAGAAGCCGATGTAAAAGCTGCAGAAGCAGATTTGAAAGAGGCACAAATAAAACTTAAACGCACCAAAGTTGTGGCACCTTATAATGCCTTACTTACCGAAAAATATGTAGATATTGGACAATATGTATCGACTAATGGGCAACTAGCCAAAACCTTAGCTATCGACTTTGCTGAAGTGCGCTTACCTATAAAACAGTCAGATATTGCCTATTTAGACTTACCTAAATTAAACGAAATGGGCGACAAAAGTCGCACCCTGACAATTTCATCTTTACAAGCTGGTAAACAGTTACATTGGGACTCTTTTATTGCCAGATATGAAGGCGTGGTGAACAGTCAATCAAGAGTGCATTATGTTGTCGCTCAAATTGACGATCCTTATAATTTGGTTAATGATGAAAGCGATATTGAATTGCGTGTTGGTATGTTTGTGAATGCCAATATTAAAGGTAAAACTGCTGAAAATATTGTGGTGTTGCCAAGAGAAGTGTTACATGGCGTAAATACAGTATATTTAGCGAAAGCAGATAATACTTTAAGTGTACATACGGTAAACGTAATAAGGACCGATGCTGAAAGCGTTTATGTTGAAAATAATTTTTCAGCAACCGATCGGGTGATAATTACCGGTATGAGAACGCCAGTAGAAGGGATGCCAATACGTGTTGCAGAGGATTTTTCAGCTAAAGCACAACCTGCAGTCACAGACAGCGAAGCGAAATAA
- a CDS encoding YacL family protein, giving the protein MEYTFKTDFITGLPLAQFSFGHEAFGPWLEQEVSKDLVKLERTIEFIVNIKSQTDSLIGKEYTLTVENDEVEVKANVEHIESELPENLLDDVDDFEHDSMALCGVEDFLIMLESWQQFIRY; this is encoded by the coding sequence ATGGAATATACTTTCAAAACTGACTTTATCACTGGTCTTCCTCTCGCTCAGTTTAGTTTTGGTCATGAGGCTTTTGGGCCATGGCTAGAACAAGAAGTGAGTAAAGATTTGGTAAAGCTGGAACGCACTATTGAATTTATCGTTAATATTAAGTCTCAAACAGACTCCCTTATTGGCAAAGAATATACGCTAACGGTTGAAAACGATGAAGTTGAAGTTAAAGCCAATGTGGAACATATAGAAAGCGAGTTACCTGAAAACCTGTTAGACGACGTAGATGATTTCGAGCATGATTCAATGGCACTATGTGGCGTTGAGGATTTTTTAATTATGCTCGAAAGTTGGCAACAATTTATTCGATATTGA